DNA sequence from the Paenibacillus azoreducens genome:
TCATGTCATCGCCATCAACCAGCACGGTATAAAAGGCCGTGATTGAGCCGCTTGGTCCGGTTCCCGCACGCTCCAGCAGCTTCGGCAAACTGGCGAAAACGGAAGGGGTGTACCCTCTCATCGCGGGAGGTTCGCCGATCGCGAGGCCGACTTCGCGCTGCGCCATGGCGTAGCGTGTGACGGAATCCATCATCAGCATGACGTTCATTCCCCTGTCGCGGAAGTATTCCGCGATGGTCGTGGCAATGAGCGCCCCTTTGATTCTCACCAGTGCCGGCTGATCCGAGGTTGCGACGACAACCACCGATCGCTGCAGTCCTTCCGGACCAAGATCCCTTTCAATAAAATCGAGTACTTCACGGCCCCGTTCTCCGATCAGGGCAATGACATTGACATCGGCAGACGTATTCCGGGCAATCATGCCCATCAGCGTACTTTTGCCGACGCCCGAACCTGCGAATATACCAACCCGCTGCCCCTTGCCGATGGTGAGCAGACCGTCAATGGCCCTCACGCCGATGCTGATCGGCTCTATTACTCGCGGCCGATTCAGCGGGTTAGCCGGCTCATTGTAAGTAGAACTGTAAGGCATCCGCGTAGGAATCAGCGAGCCGTCCAGCGGTTGTCCAAGGCCGTCCAGCACTTTGCCCAGCAGCTCGGAACCGACCTGAACGCTAAGCGGCTTGCCGGTTCCCACGACGTCGCAACCCGGGCCGATCGAATGCAGCTCGCCAAGCGGCATCAGCAGCACCTTGTTGTCCCGGAAGCCGACGACCTCCGCCTGCAAAGGTTTTGCGCTTTTCGTCGGATAAATGTAGCAGACATCGCCTACGCTTGCGTCCGGTCCTTCGGATTCCACCATCAGCCCGATGACCTGGGTTACTTTCCCGTTGACTCGCACCGGGTCTAAATTCCGCAGATGCTCCATGTATCGGTGACTGCTAAGCATCTTCATCCTGGTTTTTCCGCTCCTCATCATCCAATGCGATCCGGATAAGCTCTTTTTTGATTTCGGTCAGCTGCGTATCGATTCTCGCATCCACGCTGCCAAACGACGAGCGTATGACGCAGCCTCGGTCAAGAACCGTCGAATCAGGCAAAATTTGCAGCTCGGCTTGGGAATCGATCGAAGCTGCAAGCTCCTCCCTTGCCGCTTGCACAAAAGCAAAATGTCTCGGCGCGACGCATAACGTAATGACTCCCTGTTCCCGTTTGCGCGACAGGTTGTTTTTGATCAAATCGATGACGTAACCTTCTTCCATCGTCAGCTGTTTATCGATGACTTTCTCGGCAATCGCGCAGCTGAGATCAACCAAAAACGGTTCGGCCTCCTGAATGATCTGATCCTTCATTAAATAAGCCTGTTTCAAAACGGTTTGGGCCTCGTCCATCATCCTGGCGATGTGCTCCTGCAAATCCGCAAGCGCCTTCTCTGTCCCTTCACGGTATCCCGAATCATACCCTTCGGCCTTGATCGCTTCGATCAGATGTTCGTCCTGCTGCCTGCGCTCCTGCCACCAGCCGTCGATTTGCTCACTTGCCTCCGCCAGCATCCGTTCCGCCTCTTCCGAAGCTTCGCGCAGCTGGCGTTCCGCGAATTCACGCGCATCATCGAGCATTTCTTTGCTTAACCGTTTGGATTCTTCATCCGCCTGGATTTCTTTTATTTCTTCCGTTACTTGCCCCTCCGGATCTGCCGTTTCCTCCGGCGAAACATAGCGCTGTCCCAAGTCCAGCTTTCTCAACACTTCGACAGGAACATATTGAGTGGATTTAATCAAATTAGACAATGATGTCATCCCCTCCACCGCGAGCTATGATAATCTCACCGGCCTCTTCCAATCTCCGGATTGTGCCTACGATGCGGGTCTGCGCCTCTTCTACATCACGCAGCCGCACCGGGCCCATGTACTCCATTTCTTCCTTGAAGGTTTCGGACATGCGTTTGGACATGTTGCGGAAAATAACGTCTCGAACCTCCTCGCTTGCCACTTTGAGGGCCAATTGAAGATCGGCATTTTCCACGTCCCGGATAATCCGCTGAATCGAACGGTTGTCCACATTGACGATATCTTCGAATACAAACATCCGTTTTTTGATTTCTTCAGCCAGCTCCGGATCCTGAATCTCCAGCGAATCGAGAATCGTACGTTCCGTACCGCGGTCGACCCCGTTCAGAATTTGAACGATGGATTCGATGCCGCCCGCATTCGTATAGTCCTGCGTTACCGTCGCAGACAGCTTCTGCTCCAATACCTTTTCGACTTGCGAAATGACTTCAGGCGACGTGCTGTCCATGACGGCGATTCTCCTTGCCACATCCGCCTGCTTCTCTTGAGGCAGGGATGACAGAATGGCGGCCGCCTGTTCAAATTGCAGATAAGAAAGCACCAGAGCAATCGTTTGGGCATTTTCGTTTTGGATAAAGTTCAAAATCTGGTTCGGGTCCGCTTTGCGCGCAAAGTCGAACGGTCTTACCTGCAGCGTTGCGGTTAGGCGATTGATGACCTCGATCGCTTTTTGCGAACCAAGCGCTTTCTCCAATATTTCCTTGGCATAATTGATACCGCCTTGCGATATATATTCCTGCGCCAAGCAAATCTGATGAAACTCGGAGAGGATCTGGTCCTTTTCCTCGCTGTCCACTTTGCGGACATTAGCTATTTCAAGAGTCAACTGCTCTATTTCTTCATCTCTCAAATGTTTGAATATTTGAGCCGAAACTTCCGGCCCCAGGGTGATGAGCAGGATCGCCGCTTTTTGCCGCCCGCTCAACCCCTGGCTGTTTGGTTTAGCCAATGAATTCACCTCTATTCGTCAGCGAGCCATGTACGCAGCAGATTGACAAATTCCTCCGGCTTCTTCTTCGCCAGAGTTTCGAGCTGTTTACGTACCTGACTTTCGTTTGTCACGCTTTCCAAATTAATGGATGGAAACTCTGTAGGAGCCGGCAGCGGAAGATCGTCTTCTTCCATTTCTTCGTTTTGTTTGCGACGGCGGAAGATCAGGAAAGCTCCTCCGGCAAGCAAAGCAAGCGCGGCGAGACCGATGCCCCACAGAACACCTTTGGAAAGATTCAAACCATTTGATTTGGTATCTTCTTGACCAAACGGTTGAGAATATACCGAAACTTTTTTAGCCAGATCTGCGTCTGTATATGTAGAACCGGAATCCGCAAGCGATGCCCTCACAATATTCACCAAAATATTATGAATGGCGTCCTGGGTCTGTTGGTCTACCGTTTTTTGACCCGCCGGCGGTTCAACAGCCACGTTTATGGTTAAATCTTTAACAGTGTAAGGGCTGGATACGATATCTTTCGTAATCCGGTTTACTTCATAATTGATCGTTTTGGACAAGTCTTCGGAGGTCACATCTCCAGAAGACGATGCTCCCGGGTAGCCAGGCACCTGAGTTTGTCCGGTTCCTGCCACACCGCTGTCGGGACTGCTTTTGCCCGAATAGTTTTTCGAAATTTCCTGCACGCTGATTTCAATGCCTTTCATATTTTCGGCATCTACCGGCGTCACGAGATTTTCTTTGCTCTGAACTTTGTCGAAATTCAGTTTGGAAACGACAAGCACATCCACTTTATTAGGTCCCATGAACTGGCTCAAAAACTGCTTGACGTTTTGCCGTACTTCATTTTCGAATTTCTTTTGCAGCGCAAAGTTCTCTTCCACGGAACTTCTTAATGTTCCCTGGCCGCCACGCGAGGATGGCAAGAGTTCCGTGTCGCCTTCCATCATCGTGATGTTTTCAATCGGCAGGTTTGGCACTGCGGTTTTGACGAGATTGAAATACCCATCGACTGTCGCCTGGTTTGGATGATATCCGGGTTTAAAGGTTAGTACCACGGAAGCATTACCTTTTTCCTGGTCATCCGCTCCGGCAAATACGCTTTCTTTCGGAAGCGTCACAAGCACTTTCGCATTCGAAATACCGTTCATTTGCTGGAGAAGTTGTTCAACCTCGCCATTCAACGCGTTGTTGTATTTCACGTTGAATTCGCTGTCGGTCGTTCCGATGGACGAAGAATTGTCGAATGCGCGAAACCCGATCGAGCCGTTCTGGATAATCCCCTGGGAACCAACGTCCACTTTAACGCGCGACGCCCGGGTACTTGGTACAGAGATCGTTTTTCCATCAGAACCCAGCTTGTACGGAATGTTGTTCGTATCCAGATAATTCATGATGCCTGCAGAGTCGCTTGCATTCAAATCCTTGAACGCGACCTCGTATTCCGTTTTGGAAAGCTGCATGGTCAGCACCACAATAGCGATAATGATTAAAACCAGAGTTGAGATAAATATTGTTTTTTGTTTTTTGCTGAACTGATTCCAATATTGGACGATCTTGTCCTTATATTGGGCGATTCTTTCATTCACAACGTCACCCACCCTACCCGAATCTTAGCAATTTACGGTTATATTTGCGTACGCATGATTTCCTGATAGGCCTCGATGACCTTATTGCGGACCTGAGCCGTAAGTTGCAAGCTCAGCAGTGCCTTTTGCGTGGAAATCATAACTTGGTCAACATCCACTTGTCCGAGCATGAATTTATTGCTCATCTCTTTGGACGCCTGTTCCTGAGCGGCAACCTGGTTGATCGCATCCGCCAGATACGAACCAAACTTGCTAAATGATTCGGCCGGTGTCGCCGTGGTGTTTTGGCTGCTCTCTTGCAGCTTCAACGGTTGTACGTTTTGAGTGGAAAACATGGTGTTTTGAATCATCAATGTCCCTCCCTATTTTGTCGTCTGCCAAAAACGCTATCGGCCGATTTCCAGCGCCTTCATAACCATTGCTTTCGAAGCATTTAACGCGGTCACGTTAGCGTTGTACGAATGTGAAGCCGAAATGAGATCAACCATTTCCTTGGTCATGTCGACATTTGGCATATATACATACCCTTCAGCATCCGCATCAGGATGACTCGGATTGTACACCGGTTTAAAAGGTGCCGAATCCTCCTGAATTGCCGTTACTTTTACCCCTCGTGCCGAACTATTCCCCTTATCCATCTGTGCTTGGAGCATATTCGCAAAATTCGACTCATTCGGCGAAAAAACGACCATCTTCCGGCGGTAAGGGACTGCCTGTCCATTTACCACGGATGCTCTCGTCGTTTCGGCATTGGCTATATTAGAAGAAATTACGTCCATCCGGAGGCGCTGCGCCGTCAGTCCGGAGGCGCTGATGCCAAAGCTGCTGTTCAAATTCACTTATTCCTATCTCCCTTCTACCGCTACGCGCATCATTTTGATTTGTTCGTTGATTTGCTGGATGTAAGAATTGTATTGAATTTGGTTCGCTGCCAGATTGGCCATTTCTCTGTCGACATCGACATTGTTAAGGTTGTTGTTCATCACCGTCGATTGATCCACAGTGACTACAGGCTCAGGAACCGAGCTGGTAGGACCTATGACAAAATGCCGGGGATCGGTTACTTTCCCCCGCAACCGGGGCATGGTTCCATTTAATTCCTGCTGCAGCAGGCTTTCAAACGACACGTCAGATCGTTTAAAGTAAGGAGTGTCTTCATTTGCAATGTTGTTGGAAATGACGTTCTGTCTGATGTTTGCCGCTTGCAGGCCAGCCTCCATAAGTCGAAAGCTTGGGCTGTTCAACAAATCCACTTTGCTCCCCCTCCTCCATATTTTGTATCATATTTTTTCCAACCTTTTCCTTTAAAATCTTGATTTTCGACAAAAGCATACAGAAATAATTAAGATTTTTAGGACTTAAGTAGAAAAATTTACTAACTTGTCGTATATCCTAAGTTTCTTAGAGATTGGGATATATTACAATAAGAAAAAAGCCCTATCTTTTGTTCAAAAGGAGGGCTTTTTTCTTAATTTGTATTAAGATATTTCTAATTCTGCTCCTGATAAGGGATTAGAGGTTCATATGAACCTCCCGCATCGGCACTTTTCGTCAAAACCGAACCGAAAAAGTCCCGGTTTTTCAGATTTGCGAAAGGAAATTTGACGAAAAATACAAGTAAAATGTCAAAAATAATACGAATTTACCGGATTTAAATTAAAAAAAACCGATCGGAGTCAGCCTTACGGGCTGCCCGACCGGGTCAGGTATAATTTATCGGTATTTATAAAATATATTGGCTCAAATCGCGATCCTGGGCGATTCCGGCCAGCTTCTCGCGCACATATTCCGGGGTGATCGTCATCTGCTCCAAAGTCAGCTCAGGAGCCTCGAAAGACAGGTCTTCCAGCAGCTTTTCCAAGATGGTGTGCAGTCTGCGCGCTCCGATGTTTTCCATGTTTTCATTTACTGTAGCGGCAATTTTCGCGATTTCGCGGATGGCATCAGGCGCAAAGTTAATCTCTATGTTTTCGGTTTTCAACAGGTCTTTATATTGCTTGGTAATCGCATTTTTCGGTTCTGTCAGGATCGAAACGAAATCATCGAGCGAAAGACTGTTCAATTCGACACGAATCGGGAAACGACCCTGCAGCTCCGGAATCAAATCCGAAGGTTTGGCAATATGAAACGCCCCGGCTGCAATAAACAGGATGAAATCGGTCTTCACAGGCCCGTATTTGGTCATGACGGTCGACCCTTCGACAATCGGCAGGATATCCCTTTGCACCCCTTCTCTGGATACATCGGGGCCCGTTCCTTTGCCCTGGCTGGCGACTTTGTCGATCTCATCGATAAAAATAATGCCGGATTGCTCAGCGCGGTAGACCGATTCAGCGATCACATCATCCATGTCGATCAATTTATTAGCTTCCTCTTGCGTCAGCACTTTGCGGGCTTCCTTGATCGAAAGCTTGCGTTTCTTGGTCCGTTTCGGCAGCAGGCTGCCGAACATTTCCTGCATGTTCATGCCCATCTGGTCATTGCCTTGGCCAGCGAGCATATCCATCATGGTTGGCGACGTATCTTCCACATCGATTTCGATCAGATCATCCTCCATGCTGCCGGAAAGAAGCTTGAATTTTACTTGGCGGCGGCGTTCCGCAACCGTTCCATCCAGCTCCTTATCATCCTCTTGCTCCTGAGCGTCGCCGTTGGCGCCGCCGAATATCATCTCAAACGGATTGCGTTGATTTTTATTTTTCCCGCCGCGCGGCACGAGAATTTTCACGATGCGTTCATTGGCAAGCTCTTCCGCACGGTCCTTTACCTTCTCCGTACGTTCGGCTTTGACCATGCGGATGGAAGTCTCAATCAGATCGCGCACCATAGATTCCACATCGCGGCCGACGTAGCCGACTTCCGTGAATTTTGTCGCCTCGATTTTGACGAACGGCGCATTTACCAGCTTAGCCAAACGTCTGGCGATCTCCGTTTTACCTACGCCGGTAGGACCGATCATCAGAATATTTTTGGGAACGATTTCGTCACGGTCTTCGTCAGGAAGAAGGTTTCGGCGGTAGCGGTTGCGAAGGGCTACAGCTACCGATTTTTTGGCTTGTTTCTGCCCGACGATATATTTATCCAATTCGGCAACAATCTGTCTTGGTGTCATGTTCTGATTTACCATATTCATCCCCCTATCCTCTACAACTCTTCCACGACGATATTTCCATTGGTGTACACGCAAATTTCGGAAGCGATTTTCAGGGCTTCGCGCGCAATATCCTTCGCTTCAAGCTCTTGCGCATGACGTTTGAGCGCCCGGGCGGCAGATAAAGCAAAGCTGCCTCCGGATCCGATGGCAATCACATCATCGTCAGGTTCGATAATCTCCCCGCCGCCGGAGATCAGAAGCATACTGCTTTTGTCCATAACGATCATCAGCGCCTCCAGCTTGCGAAGTACGCGGTCGGATCTCCAGTCCTTGGCCAACTCCACCGCGGCACGCTGCAGATTGCCGTGATGTTCCTCAAGTTTGCCCTCGAATTTCTCGAACAGCGTAATCGCATCGGCCACCGAACCGGCAAAACCGGCGACTACCTGGCCTCTGTAAAGGCGGCGCACTTTTTTGGCCGTCTGCTTCATAATCATATTTTCGCCAAACGTCACCTGGCCGTCGCCAGCAATGGCCGCATTTCCGTTGTGGCGTACGGCGCAAATCGTCGTTGCGTGAAATGACATCTCCATACCGTCAAGCCTCCTCGTTTAAACTTCCGTCTTTACCTCAGAAATGCCATATGCTTCAATAAATTCGGCAATACTCGCCAAAGAGCGGTTTGCAAGCGCCTCGTTTTTTTCTTTTTTGTTGCGAATTTTCTTTCCAAGCCCCGGCAGCAAACCGAAGTTCGCATTCATCGGCTGGAAATGCTCCGGATCCGCATGAGTGACATAATGTGCCATGCTTCCGATTGTACTCGTATCAGGCAGGATAACCAGTTCCTCTCCCTTGGCCTTTCTGGCGGCGTTGATGCCCGCTATAAGCCCGGAAGCGGCCGATTCAACATATCCTTCCACTCCTGTCATTTGACCGGCAAAAAACAGGTTTTCATTTGTTTTGAGCTGATAGGTAGGTTTGAGCAGGCGCGGCGAATTGATAAACGTATTGCGATGCATGACTCCGTAACGCACAAATTCCGCATTTTCAAGCCCAGGAATCATGGAAAATACCCGTTTCTGCTCGCCCCACTTCAAGTGGGTCTGGAAACCTACAAGATTGTACAGCGTACCGGCCGTGTTATCTTGACGGAGCTGTACTACCGCATAAGGAAGTGTCCCTGTATGGGGATTGACCAGCCCAACCGGTTTCATCGGGCCAAACAAGGCAGTCTGTTTGCCGCGTTTCATCATGACTTCGATCGGCATGCAGCCTTCAAAATAAATCTCTTTCTCGAATTCCTTGAGCTCCGCGACATCAGCCGTTACCAGCGCGTCATAAAACCTGTTGAACTCCTCTTCCGTCATCGGGCAATTGAGATAAGCGGCCTCGCCTTTATCATAACGGGAAGCCAAATATACCTTGCTCATGTCAATAGAGTCTTTTTCGACAATCGGAGCGGCAGCATCGTAAAAATAAAAATACTCTTCGCCCATCAGCTCTTTGATTTCTGCCGAAAGTGACGGCGAGGTCAAGGGACCTGTCGCGATAACGACGATCCCCTCTTCTGGTATATGCTGTATTTCCTCATTTACCACTTCAATCAGTGGATGATTATGCAAAATATCCGTAATATCGCCGGAAAAACCGTCCCGGTCCACGGCCAAAGCCCCTCCGGCCGGAACAGCGTTTTTATCCGCCGATCTCAAAATAATGGAATTCAGCATCCGCATCTCTTCTTTAAGCACGCCAACGGCGTTGGTTAAACCATTGGCTCTAAGCGAGTTGGTGCACACCAGCTCGGCAAACTTGTCCGTATGGTGGGCAGGGGTTTTTACCACGGGCCGCATTTCATATAGTTTCACCGGCACGCCGCGGCTTGCGATCTGCCAAGCAGCTTCGCTGCCTGCCAGACCTGCGCCGATGACGGTCACCTGTTTTGTTTCAGTCAACTTCATTACCTCCTATGCTGCAAACGGACATGCTGTTATATAATTTCATCATTCATCATTATCTTCATTCTCTTCGATTTCTTGGGTAAAGTCACAGGAAGTACATTGCAGCCTTGCCCCTTGTTTATTTCGCTTTTCAACCATCCATGAGCCGCATTTCGGACAAGGAACATCCGAAGGGCGGTCCCAGGATACGAAATCACATTCGGGATAGCGGTCGCATCCGTAAAAAATCCGCCCCTTCTTGCTCCGGCGTTCCACAACATGCCCTTCCTTACATTTGGGGCAGGTCACGCCGATATCCTTGACGATCGGCTTGGTATTCCGGCAATCCGGGAACCCGGAGCATGCCAGAAATTTGCCGAACCGTCCCAACTTGTAAACCATCGGTTTGCCGCATTTATCGCAAATCTCGTCGGAAACCTCGTCTTCGATCTCGATCTCTTTCATTTCCTCTTCAGCGACTTCCAAACGCTTTTCAAAGGATTGATAGAATTCTTTAAGAACCTTCACCCAATCTTCCGAACCCTCTTCCACATGGTCAAGGTCCTCTTCCATATGAGCGGTGAATTCGGCATCCAGAATCTCCGGGAAAAACTGCTCCATCTGTTCGATAACAAGTTCGCCCAGCTCAGTAGGTACGAATTTCTTGTCTTCGATCGCAACATAACCCCGTTTTTGGATCGTTTCCAGCGTCGGAGCATAGGTACTCGGGCGGCCGATGCCCAGTTCCTCCATCGTCCGCACCAGACGCGCTTCGGTATAGCGCGGAGGCGGCTGCGTAAAATGCTGCTTCGGATCGATTGCTTCCTTTTTCACTTTATCGCCCGGCGCAAGTTCTGGCAGAAACTTCTCTTCTTCCGTCGTGCCGTCGTCATTCCCTTCAACGTAAACTTTCATGAAGCCGGGAAAACGCACCTTGGAGCCCGAGGCGCGGAATACGGCGGTGCCGGCGGCAATATCAACCGACATCGTGTCGAGCAGCGCAGAAGCCATTTGGCTGGCTACAAAACGCTCCCAAATCAATTTATACAATCTGAACTGGTCGCGGCTCATAAACGATTTAACGGATTCCGGATCGCGAAGTGCCGACGTCGGCCGGATAGCTTCATGCGCATCCTGGGCATTAGCCGCTTTTTTCGAGTATTCACGTGGGGTTTCAGGTATAAAATCGCTGCCGTATTTGCCCTGGATATACTCTTTGGCTTCTTCCTGAGCGGAAGCGGCAATCCTGGTGGAGTCAGTACGCATGTAAGTGATCAGACCAACCGTACCTTCTTTACCCAGCTCAACGCCTTCATACAGCTGCTGGGCGACGGACATGGTTTTGGCTGCGCGGAAATTCAGCTTGCGGGCCGCTTCCTGCTGCAGGGAGCTCGTCGTAAACGGCGGCGACGGATGCCGCTGGCGTTCCTTCTCCTTGACCTCCGCCACCTTGAAGGTAGCTCCTTTAATCGCCTTCAGGACTTCGTTGACATCCTCTTCCTTCGAAAGCTCCTTCTTCTGCCCGTCAAGCTGATGGAACTTCGCTTCGAACACGGAGCTGCCCTTAACAAGCTTGGCAGTGATGGACCAGTATTCTTCAGGAACAAAAGCGTCAATTTCATTTTCGCGGTCAAGAATGATCTTGACGGCAACCGATTGAACGCGTCCGGCGGACAGACCTTTTTTTACTTTCTTCCATAATAATGGGCTGATCTTGTAGCCTACCAAACGGTCGAGGATCCGTCTCGCCTGTTGGGCGTTCACCAGATCCATGTTTATTTTTCGCGGTGTTTTGAACGCATCCTTCACGGCCTGTTTCGTTATTTCGTTGAATACGACCCTGCAGCTTTCCTTGCCGTCCAGTTCAAGCGCATGTGCCAAATGCCAGGCAATCGCCTCTCCTTCGCGATCGGGGTCGGCTGCGAGATAAACCTTTTTAACCTTTTTGCTCGCATCTTTCAATTCTTTTAAAACAGAACCTTTTCCGCGGATCGTAATGTATTTCGGATTGAACTCATTTTCTATTTCAACCCCGATTTGGCTTTTTGGCAAATCGCGAACATGGCCCATGGAAGCCTTTACGATAAATTTGCTGCCTAAATACTTGCCGATCGTTTTCGCCTTGGCGGGCGATTCCACGATCACCAGTGAATCAGCCATCGGTTCATCCTCCTCTCCATCAGTCACAAATCTTTCATTCATTAATCAATTTATATCCTATATATAGCACCAGGTAATTGGGTAATCTGCTTTTTTATGATTAAAGATATCAGAACTGAATGCAAATGTCCAAAGTCCCACTGGCTTCTCTCCAGCAGCTCGTCAAGCGTGAACGGTCCCTGCTCCAGTATATGGTATAGTCGCAGCTCATCTGTTGTCAAATGACCTTCTCCGCTCGTTGAGGTTTCTTTTACCTGACGTTCCCTATTGTATGTATTCTCAGCCCCGTTTGGCAACCATGAATCATATTCCTCCAAAATATCCGCGGCGCTGCACGCCATTTTCGCCCCCTGACGGATTAAATTAAGCGCCCCCCGGCTTTTGGGCGAAGTCACCGGACCCGGCACCGCAAATACATCCCTTCCCGCATCCAGCGCCGCATCGGCGGTAATCAGCGATCCGCTGCGTTCATCGGCTTCTACCACCACCGTTCCTAGAGTCAAACCCGCAATGATGCGGTTGCGCTGCGGAAACAAACCCGGATGCGGTTTCGTACCCGGAGGATACTCCGTAACAATCAAACCGTTTTCCGCCATTCTCGCAAACAAAGCCCTGTTCTCGGGAGGATATACGACATCCATGCCCGTAGCCATCACTGCAATCGTCCCACCTCCGCATAATAACGCAGCTTCGTGGCAAATGCTGTCGATTCCTCTGGCTAATCCGCTTACGACTATCATTCCCCCGGCACAAAGCCCTTGTGCCAGTTCTCCCCCCATCTTGCGCCCGTAGGAGGTTGGGACTCTGGTCCCGACCATGGCTACTGCAGGCTCATGAAGCAATTCTGTTCTCCCTCTTGTATACAAAACCGGGGGAGGGTCGGGGCTCTCTTTAAGCAGCACGGGATATCCGCTGTCCAATATCGTAATCATGCCAATTTGCGTATCCCGCTTCCTCTCTTCTTGTTTTTGCCGAATTTCAGGCTTGTTAATCTCTTTTGCCAGCCGTTCCGACAATTCGACAGAAAAACCTTTATTCTCCCAATCTTTGCGTTCGAACTCAAGAAGCTCCTCTGTCAGCAGCCCTTCTCTCATGAGGCGGGCGATATTTCTTCTGCCAATCCCCTTGACTTCATGCAAAGCGATAAGCAGCCACCGAATATCCATTAAACTCACTCCTTAAACCATTTTGAAAACACCAAAAAAAGCAACCTTTTATTCCCTCAAAGAGGAAATAAAAGGTTGCTTACCTTTGAAGCTATAATAACCCGAAACCGGATTAATGTGTCAAGCATTTATCCAGGATGCCGCGTTCTTCCAGAACGCTGACAAGCGTGGAGCCCATTTCGGAAGGCGTTGGAGCGACTTTGATGCCGCACTCTTCCATTTTGGAGATTTTCTCTTTGGCTGTACCTTTGCCGCCGGAAATAATGGCACCTGCGTGGCCCATACGTTTTCCCGGAGGAGCGGTTACGCCGCCGATAAAGCCCACAACCGGTTTGGTCATGTTGTCACGGATCCATTCAGCCGCTTCTTCTTCGGCCGTGCCGCCGATTTCGCCGATCATAATAACTGCATAAGTATTCGGATCTTCGTTAAAGCGTTTGAGTACATCGATAAATTCCGTGCCTTTTACAGGGTCGCCGCCGATGCCGACTGCCGTGGATTGACCGATGCCGCGTGTCGTCAGCTGATGAACGGCTTCATAAGTAAGCGTTCCGCTGCGCGATACGACGCCGACATGTCCCGGAGTATGAATATATCCAGGCATGATGCCGATTTTGCATTCGCCCGGCGTGATGACGCCCGGACAGTTTGGTCCGATCAATACGGTTTTTTTGCCTTCCATATAACGAGCAACTTTCACCATATCAAGCACAGGGATACCTTCGGTAATACAAATGACAAGCTCCATTTCGGCTTCCACAGCCTCCATGATCGAATCGGCCGCAAATGCAGGCGGTACGTAAATGACGCTTGCTGTAGCGCCAGTAGCTTTTTTCGCTTCAACCACCGTGTTGAACACGGGCAAACTTGCGGTGCTGCCGTTTTCAAGCTCGATATCGACGGTTGTGCCGCCTTTGCCTGGGGAAGTTCCCCCTACCATTTGGGTTCCGTAATCAAGTGCGCCTTTTGCATGGAAAAGGGCGGTTTTCCCGGTGATGCCCTGGGTAATCACTTTTGTATTTTTATCCACCAAAATACTCACGATTCATTCACATCCCCTGTTCTTTTTAAAGTGCATGTTCAAAAAGGTCGGTTTTCAGCACCGAGAAGATTGAAAGAAGATAGGGACTTCAGGAGCGGAGCGTACGTT
Encoded proteins:
- the fliI gene encoding flagellar protein export ATPase FliI, whose protein sequence is MKMLSSHRYMEHLRNLDPVRVNGKVTQVIGLMVESEGPDASVGDVCYIYPTKSAKPLQAEVVGFRDNKVLLMPLGELHSIGPGCDVVGTGKPLSVQVGSELLGKVLDGLGQPLDGSLIPTRMPYSSTYNEPANPLNRPRVIEPISIGVRAIDGLLTIGKGQRVGIFAGSGVGKSTLMGMIARNTSADVNVIALIGERGREVLDFIERDLGPEGLQRSVVVVATSDQPALVRIKGALIATTIAEYFRDRGMNVMLMMDSVTRYAMAQREVGLAIGEPPAMRGYTPSVFASLPKLLERAGTGPSGSITAFYTVLVDGDDMNEPIADAVRGILDGHIVLNRNIANKGHFPAIDVLASISRVMKDIAPQEQTEAADNLKRLMSVYKDSEDLINIGAYQKGSNEQIDEAIDYIQDIWDFTKQRVDEKVTLTQVQERLISEFSRR
- a CDS encoding FliH/SctL family protein, which codes for MSNLIKSTQYVPVEVLRKLDLGQRYVSPEETADPEGQVTEEIKEIQADEESKRLSKEMLDDAREFAERQLREASEEAERMLAEASEQIDGWWQERRQQDEHLIEAIKAEGYDSGYREGTEKALADLQEHIARMMDEAQTVLKQAYLMKDQIIQEAEPFLVDLSCAIAEKVIDKQLTMEEGYVIDLIKNNLSRKREQGVITLCVAPRHFAFVQAAREELAASIDSQAELQILPDSTVLDRGCVIRSSFGSVDARIDTQLTEIKKELIRIALDDEERKNQDEDA
- the fliG gene encoding flagellar motor switch protein FliG encodes the protein MAKPNSQGLSGRQKAAILLITLGPEVSAQIFKHLRDEEIEQLTLEIANVRKVDSEEKDQILSEFHQICLAQEYISQGGINYAKEILEKALGSQKAIEVINRLTATLQVRPFDFARKADPNQILNFIQNENAQTIALVLSYLQFEQAAAILSSLPQEKQADVARRIAVMDSTSPEVISQVEKVLEQKLSATVTQDYTNAGGIESIVQILNGVDRGTERTILDSLEIQDPELAEEIKKRMFVFEDIVNVDNRSIQRIIRDVENADLQLALKVASEEVRDVIFRNMSKRMSETFKEEMEYMGPVRLRDVEEAQTRIVGTIRRLEEAGEIIIARGGGDDIIV
- the fliF gene encoding flagellar basal-body MS-ring/collar protein FliF — its product is MNERIAQYKDKIVQYWNQFSKKQKTIFISTLVLIIIAIVVLTMQLSKTEYEVAFKDLNASDSAGIMNYLDTNNIPYKLGSDGKTISVPSTRASRVKVDVGSQGIIQNGSIGFRAFDNSSSIGTTDSEFNVKYNNALNGEVEQLLQQMNGISNAKVLVTLPKESVFAGADDQEKGNASVVLTFKPGYHPNQATVDGYFNLVKTAVPNLPIENITMMEGDTELLPSSRGGQGTLRSSVEENFALQKKFENEVRQNVKQFLSQFMGPNKVDVLVVSKLNFDKVQSKENLVTPVDAENMKGIEISVQEISKNYSGKSSPDSGVAGTGQTQVPGYPGASSSGDVTSEDLSKTINYEVNRITKDIVSSPYTVKDLTINVAVEPPAGQKTVDQQTQDAIHNILVNIVRASLADSGSTYTDADLAKKVSVYSQPFGQEDTKSNGLNLSKGVLWGIGLAALALLAGGAFLIFRRRKQNEEMEEDDLPLPAPTEFPSINLESVTNESQVRKQLETLAKKKPEEFVNLLRTWLADE
- the fliE gene encoding flagellar hook-basal body complex protein FliE, translating into MIQNTMFSTQNVQPLKLQESSQNTTATPAESFSKFGSYLADAINQVAAQEQASKEMSNKFMLGQVDVDQVMISTQKALLSLQLTAQVRNKVIEAYQEIMRTQI
- the flgC gene encoding flagellar basal body rod protein FlgC, which translates into the protein MDVISSNIANAETTRASVVNGQAVPYRRKMVVFSPNESNFANMLQAQMDKGNSSARGVKVTAIQEDSAPFKPVYNPSHPDADAEGYVYMPNVDMTKEMVDLISASHSYNANVTALNASKAMVMKALEIGR